Proteins from a single region of Fischerella sp. PCC 9605:
- a CDS encoding Nif11-like leader peptide family natural product precursor, which produces MAQKNAAELFKAVKEDQSLKERLRAATDPEAFIKVASLAGYNFTVSELQTELSKMSAEELAAIVNPGVAPRLHIVPR; this is translated from the coding sequence ATGGCACAGAAAAATGCAGCCGAACTTTTCAAAGCCGTTAAAGAAGACCAAAGTTTAAAAGAAAGACTCAGAGCAGCAACTGATCCAGAAGCCTTCATCAAGGTTGCTTCTCTTGCTGGCTATAACTTCACAGTTTCTGAACTACAGACTGAACTGAGCAAGATGTCTGCTGAGGAGTTGGCAGCTATTGTCAATCCAGGAGTAGCACCTAGACTCCATATTGTACCAAGGTAA
- a CDS encoding DUF6731 family protein → MSKTLNIDFFKLVILADMNLSFEEVLQKVIQVPADQRFKEVRLHYVSLHRAVFGWQQTWEGEIVRLRMDNIPVKANLAGKIEDFKLADDEGIGEQSAFIYHPATNILLLQSNKHGVSPGNFARYFELMIGSNTSLYIDPVIQLDALQRLEKMKTVKKLNISIAALENMSVFENYGLEEFANLTTAYQAPAIDIEFKVSRSKKSSLSLEKVRNATTSLLRISNQNQSQVKKIRISGSSDDDDSLYVDLLKDKMRESIQIQASKSQRNIPYLERQKALRNAWEKRKDEILKMYGRIN, encoded by the coding sequence ATGAGTAAGACACTGAATATTGATTTTTTCAAGCTTGTGATTCTCGCAGACATGAATTTGTCTTTTGAAGAAGTTTTACAAAAAGTTATACAAGTACCTGCTGATCAAAGATTTAAAGAAGTTCGTCTACACTATGTTTCTCTACACAGAGCTGTCTTTGGATGGCAGCAGACATGGGAAGGAGAAATAGTTCGTCTTCGTATGGACAACATACCCGTTAAGGCTAATCTTGCTGGTAAAATAGAAGATTTTAAGCTGGCAGATGATGAAGGTATAGGTGAACAATCGGCATTTATTTACCATCCAGCTACTAATATTTTACTACTTCAATCTAACAAACATGGTGTATCACCAGGGAATTTTGCTAGATATTTTGAATTAATGATTGGTTCTAATACCTCTCTTTATATTGATCCGGTCATCCAGTTGGATGCGTTACAAAGACTGGAAAAGATGAAAACAGTCAAGAAACTTAATATTAGTATTGCTGCCTTAGAAAATATGAGTGTTTTTGAGAATTACGGACTTGAAGAATTTGCCAACCTTACTACGGCTTATCAAGCTCCAGCAATTGATATAGAGTTTAAGGTTTCTCGCTCCAAAAAATCATCTTTATCTCTAGAAAAAGTACGTAATGCTACCACTTCATTACTACGTATTTCTAATCAAAACCAAAGTCAGGTTAAAAAAATCAGAATTTCGGGTTCTAGTGATGACGACGACAGTCTATATGTAGATTTATTGAAAGACAAGATGCGTGAATCCATACAGATTCAAGCCTCGAAAAGTCAACGTAATATCCCTTATCTAGAGCGACAAAAAGCTCTTAGAAATGCTTGGGAAAAACGAAAAGATGAAATATTAAAAATGTATGGAAGAATAAATTAA
- a CDS encoding GlsB/YeaQ/YmgE family stress response membrane protein, with the protein MNILAWIVLGLIAGAIAKAIYPGHQGGGILGTILLGIIGAFVGGSLGVFFTTGRFALAASTLSIPGILVAVIGAIVAVFLWNALTRRTV; encoded by the coding sequence ATGAACATTCTTGCTTGGATTGTTTTAGGTCTAATCGCTGGCGCTATTGCTAAGGCTATCTACCCTGGTCATCAAGGCGGTGGCATTTTAGGAACAATTCTTTTAGGAATTATTGGTGCATTTGTTGGTGGTAGTCTAGGCGTATTCTTCACTACAGGACGCTTCGCGCTAGCAGCTTCTACTCTCAGCATTCCCGGTATTTTAGTAGCGGTTATTGGTGCAATCGTCGCAGTTTTCTTGTGGAACGCATTAACTCGTCGTACTGTGTAA
- a CDS encoding HNH endonuclease yields the protein MIATEQITRNQIPFNAELIATFLKLWSHLEPVRKPDIGLPFYHLTSDGFWHYQMKVGFESLIAAKVKIRTASTIRETVEYAYLDNELWSLLQNESDRTVLTHTLINSWFSDRTSDIEPLLQVNAFAELQDQLQRTGGKVYQPEELEDEQAVIVRDGAFRKIVVSTYNHTCAFCGLQILDTNGQNIVDGSHIKPFSQFYDDRIDNGLALCKNHHWAFDRYWFSIDDDYRIIVSDRIREDSPNAKPMREFRGDRIILPSQQQYYPRLDALQWHRQEFLKRTA from the coding sequence ATGATAGCAACCGAGCAGATAACGCGAAACCAGATTCCCTTTAACGCTGAACTCATCGCCACATTTCTCAAACTGTGGAGCCACCTAGAGCCAGTACGAAAACCTGATATTGGGCTACCTTTTTACCACCTCACAAGTGATGGATTTTGGCACTATCAAATGAAGGTGGGGTTTGAATCGCTGATTGCTGCTAAGGTCAAAATCAGAACCGCCAGCACTATTAGAGAAACTGTAGAGTATGCTTACCTAGATAATGAACTTTGGTCACTGCTACAAAACGAGAGCGATCGCACTGTACTAACCCACACACTTATTAATTCGTGGTTTAGCGATCGCACTTCTGATATCGAGCCACTACTACAAGTTAACGCCTTTGCTGAACTGCAAGACCAGTTGCAACGCACTGGTGGTAAGGTCTACCAGCCAGAAGAATTGGAGGACGAGCAAGCTGTAATTGTCCGGGATGGCGCATTTCGTAAAATTGTTGTCTCAACTTACAACCACACTTGCGCGTTCTGCGGATTGCAAATACTCGATACCAATGGTCAAAATATCGTCGATGGTTCCCACATCAAACCTTTCTCCCAGTTCTACGACGACCGCATCGATAACGGACTGGCACTGTGTAAAAACCATCACTGGGCTTTCGATAGGTACTGGTTTAGTATCGATGATGACTACCGCATTATTGTTTCCGACCGCATCCGCGAAGATTCGCCTAACGCTAAACCGATGAGAGAATTTAGGGGTGATCGCATTATCTTACCTAGCCAGCAGCAGTACTATCCCAGACTAGATGCTCTACAGTGGCATCGTCAGGAGTTTTTAAAGCGGACTGCTTAA
- a CDS encoding M12 family metallopeptidase: protein MAFMIRGDRYRWPRNIVHHDISPDILRNNRRRMIVDTAITRWNSLSSIKFIERTEDERDYVVFRMGPQRCNSPVGRQGGRQYISCALRENNISDAENVATVLHEMGHAVGLFHEHQRPDRSSFVMVDETAEEAEPQNYRIEDGVIWTSYDCASIMHYKRQPGRIINTGCPSDMGTRLCLSSSDITALNWWLELDNNPGYNVSILASDSLLFLLHSTGTIFRYTDVPFRWDILGSHPDTVAIAVSRVGVCRLSRTGVIARYTGNPDNWEEIDANPVNVSIVADRDELYLLHNTGTVFRYTGVPFRWDILGSHPDTVAIAASNRRLYRRCRTGVIARYTGNPDNWEEIDANPVNVSIVADRDELYLLHNTGTVFRYTGVPFRWDILGSHPDTVAIAASGGLLYRCHRDRSIWMYRGSSLEWRQLPRIGHTAPIRQVEAGNFIVYQLLNDGRILAFIIL from the coding sequence ATGGCATTCATGATTAGGGGCGACCGTTATCGTTGGCCAAGAAATATCGTCCATCACGACATTTCTCCCGATATACTTAGGAACAACAGGAGGAGAATGATAGTAGACACGGCTATTACAAGGTGGAATAGCTTGTCTAGCATCAAGTTCATTGAGAGGACAGAGGACGAGCGGGATTATGTCGTTTTCAGGATGGGCCCCCAACGATGCAACAGTCCCGTTGGCAGGCAGGGTGGGAGACAGTATATTTCTTGTGCACTTCGAGAGAATAATATAAGCGATGCTGAGAATGTCGCAACTGTACTGCATGAGATGGGTCATGCCGTAGGCTTATTCCACGAACACCAACGCCCTGATCGTAGCAGCTTTGTCATGGTAGACGAAACAGCCGAAGAGGCTGAACCTCAGAACTATCGTATTGAAGATGGAGTTATATGGACATCTTACGATTGTGCCTCGATCATGCACTATAAACGTCAACCTGGAAGAATTATAAATACTGGATGTCCTAGTGACATGGGCACCAGGCTATGCCTTAGCTCATCCGACATCACAGCACTTAATTGGTGGTTAGAGTTAGATAATAACCCTGGGTACAACGTATCTATCCTAGCCTCTGACAGTCTCCTATTTCTACTTCATAGTACCGGCACTATCTTCCGTTACACTGACGTCCCTTTTAGGTGGGATATACTGGGAAGCCACCCTGATACTGTAGCTATCGCGGTATCTAGGGTGGGGGTATGCCGACTTAGTCGGACAGGGGTAATAGCCCGCTACACTGGCAACCCTGACAACTGGGAGGAAATAGACGCTAACCCTGTCAATGTGTCTATTGTCGCTGATAGGGATGAGCTATATCTACTTCATAATACCGGCACTGTCTTCCGTTACACCGGCGTCCCTTTTAGGTGGGATATACTGGGAAGTCACCCTGATACTGTAGCTATCGCGGCATCTAATAGAAGGTTGTACCGGCGTTGTCGGACAGGGGTAATAGCCCGCTACACTGGCAACCCTGACAACTGGGAGGAAATAGACGCTAACCCTGTCAATGTGTCTATTGTCGCTGATAGGGATGAGCTATATCTACTTCATAATACCGGCACTGTCTTCCGTTACACCGGCGTCCCTTTTAGGTGGGATATATTGGGAAGCCACCCTGATACTGTAGCTATCGCGGCATCTGGAGGGCTGTTATATCGGTGTCACCGAGACCGAAGCATTTGGATGTATAGAGGTTCGTCTCTAGAATGGAGACAGTTACCCCGTATAGGTCATACCGCTCCGATTCGGCAAGTTGAGGCAGGAAACTTTATAGTATATCAATTGCTTAACGACGGAAGAATCTTGGCCTTCATAATTTTATAA